Within Vannielia litorea, the genomic segment GGTGGTCGTTCTACGTGCACCAGGCGGTGGTCGTCGGGCTCAAGGCCGATCCGCTCTGGTGGGGCCGGGGGATGGATGCGGCGGGGGCGCGGCGGACGGTCTGGATGAGCCATGACCATATCTTCGGCTACGAGGACTGGCTGGTGCAGAACCCCGAGGCCCATCCGATGACGGTGCTGGCGGAGCTGATGACCGACTGGGGGCACGGGCAGGCCGCGGTCGGCGTGGAGCTGGACAACTACTATTACTCGGCCGCCGCGCACCGGGCGCTGACCGAGGGGCTGCCCGAGGCGGAGATCTCCGACGCGACCGGGCTGGTCAACTGGTGCCGGGCGGTGAAGTCGCCCGCCGAGATCGCCTACATGCGGCGGGCGGGCGAGATCGTGACCGAGATGCACCGGGTGATCGCCGAGGTCGCCGAGCCGGGGATGCAGAAGAACGCGCTGGTGGCGGAGATCCTGAAGGCGGGGGCGCTCGGCACGCGGGGGGCCTGGGGCGATTACCCGGCAATCGTGCCGATGACCCCCTCGGGGATGGACGCGACGGCGCCGCATCTCACCTGGGATGGCGCGCCGATTCCGCGCGGGGTGCCGACCTTCTTCGAGATCGCCGGCTGCCACCGGCGCTATCACTGCCCGCAGTCGCGGACGCTGTTCTTTGGCGAGCCGCCCAAGAAGTACCGCCAGGCCGAGGAGGCGCTGATGGCCGCGACGGCGGCGGTGATGGGGGCGGCCCGGCCCGGCGCGCTCTGCGAAGACCTCGCGCGGGCCTTCTCCTCCACGCTGGAGCGCTACGGCTTCAGGAAGGAGAGCCGGACGGGCTACTCGGTGGGCCTCAGCTACCCGCCCGACTGGGGCGAGCGGACGATGAGCCTGCGGGCGGGCGACACGACCGAGCTGCAGCCGGGAATGGTGTTTCATTTCATGCCGGGACTCTGGCTGGACGACGGCGGGATCGAGCTGACCGAGACCATGCTGATCACCGAGGTGAGCGCCGAGTATCTCGCCAACACCCCTCCGGGGCTGGTGGTGAAGCCCTAGGCGGAAAGGTCCGGCGCGGGGGAGCTGTGAGGGCGGTCGCTTCGGGCAGGCGCGTTTCTGCTTCGCGGCGAGCGGCTCGTTCGAGCCCGGAGCGGACTTGTCCCGACAGACAGGTTTTGCAGTTACAGCTGGAAAGGATGCAATCGCCAATGGCGCATAGCTGCCTTTCATACCCCTGGCCGTCGGCATTTCGCTTGTTTCCGCTAGTGATTCAACCTGCGGGAATTGGCACCTATTCCCGAGCTTCCAGCTTCACGGAGACGGGCGGCAAGGTCTTGCCGTACACTTCGCAAGGGGCAGTTCCGTAGTTGAACCAGAACCGCTCGGTGCCTGTGTCTCGGCAACGCACGTTTTCAGGGAGATCGAGGGATTGGAGCCCTGCGCGATCGGACACAAGCTTGATGAGCCAACGCATGGCGTCTGAATCAAGCCAACCGGCGACATATACTAACCGGTCTTGGGCGACGACCACCGCTTCACCCTCTGCGGTGGTTTCCAGAACTTCGGCATCGGTCTCCAGAACTTCACGATAGCTGCGAATTGTGCCACTGCGTTTCAGCGTAACGGGTGTGTCGGGTCGCAGGCTTTCCACGTGGGTCACAGTGGCATCGAGACCCGGCAAAGCCGGCGGCAAGGGCACCGGTATGCGCATGGAGGCATCGCGTGCGGCGCTGCGCGGGCCGAGCAAGACCACCGCGCCGCTGTCCGCGAGGGCGGCTTTCAGCGCATCCGGCATATGCATGAGCCCGGGCGCGCAGATCAGCCGGTATCCTTCGAGCAAATCGGGGTCCGGCGGCAGAATATCTACCGAATGACCTGCCTTGCGAAGCGCGCGGTAGGTGTCGAACACAAGCTCGAAGTAGCTGAGTCCGGCACCATGCGGCTGGATCGCCCAGGCCCATTCCGCGTCGTAATCGAAGATCAGCGCGACCGGCGCGCGGGCCGGGCTCACCTCTGGCGCCTCTGCCAGTTCGGCCGCGACCTGCCGTGCCTCCACGAGCCCTTGAGCCTCGGCGCTGTCCGGTCGCAGGAGGCCTGCGTGCATCTGTTCCTGCGCCATCGGGGCCTGCCGCCAGCGGAAGTAGCACACGGCCTCGGCGCCGTGGGCGAAGGCTTCCCACGTCCAGAGCCGCACCATGCCCGGCAGCGGCGCGGGATTGTACGGGGCCCAGTTCACAGGCCCCGGCTGCTGCTCCATGACCCACCAGCGGCCACGGCCGACAGTCCGGTAGAGATCATGATGGAAGGCCTGGAAGTCCGGGTCGCCTTGGCGGGCATAGGCGCGCTGCTGCGCGACGGTCGCTGGCACCCGGTCTTCAAGAAAGCCGAGCGGGTAGCTGTCCCAGGACGCGATGTCGAGGTCGGCACCGACTGCGTAGTGATCGAAATCCGTCACCCGCCCCATGTAATTGTGGGCGATCGGCGCGTCGGAATGCGCCCGGATGATCTCGACTTGCAAGCGGTTGAACGCAACGACCTGGTCCGATGAGAACCGGCGAAAATCGAGCACGTGGCTCGGGTTCGGCTCGGTCACCGTCAGGTTGGGAAGGTCCACCTGATCGAAATCACCGTAGACCATGGACCAGAAGACATTGCCCCACGCCTCGTTCAGCGCGTCAATGTCGCCGTTGTTGCCGTGCCCGGGGTACCGTGCCCGTAGCCAGCGTCGAAAGGCTGTCCGCGCCGCGTCGCTGTAGGAGATCGTGGTGTCGTGGCAGCCGTACTCATTGTCGGTCTGCCATGCCGCGACATGCGGGTTCCGACCGTATCGCTCGGCCAGCCGCGTGACGATCTTCGCGCATTCCGCCTTGTAGCCTTCGTGGCTGAAACAATAGTGCCGGCGCGAGCCAAACTTGCGCGGCCGGCCCTGAGCATCCACCGCCAGCATGTCCGGATGGCGGTCGATCATCCAGCGCGGGGGCGTCGCGGTGGGTGTGCCAAGCACCACCCGCAGCCCCGCCGCGCCCAGCACCGCGATGGCCTCGTCAAGCCAGTCGAAGGCATACCGGCCGGGCTCGGGCTCCAGCCGGGACCAGGCGAACTCTCCGATCCGCACCCAGGTCAGGCCGGCCTCGGCCATCCGGCGCGCGTCGTCTTCCCAGATTTCGCGCGGCCAATGCTCCGGGTAGTAGCAGGTGCCCAGGGTTCGCTTCATGTCGCTTGCTCCGGTTTCTCGATCTGCGGTCCGGCCTCGGGTCGCCGCCAGGACCTGCGTGCCCGGGCCGTGCGTCGTCAGGCCTAAGGAAACGTTGGCCTTCGGAAATGTTGGCCATCCTGTCAGTCGGGACGGGCGCGACGATTGCGCCTGTGCCGATGGGTTGGCCTGTCAGCGAATGCGCGCTTCGGTTTGCGCGTCGAACAGCAGGGCACGCGCCGGGTCGAAGCGCAGCGAGACGCGGCTGCCGGGTTCCGAGCGATGATCGCCCCGCTCTTCGACGATCAAGCGCTCGCCGGTATCGGCGTGCATGTAGTCGTAGGATACGCCGCCCAATGCCTCGGTCAGCTCGATCTGCATCGTGTCGCCGTCGGCGACCTCGATATGCTCGGGCCGGATGCCGAGCGTCACCTTCGTGCCCGCCGCCGGCAGTGTGACGGGCAGATCGTATGATGCCTTCAGCGCGGCCACCTCGACCTTGCCGTCCGAGGTCACTACGGCGTCGAGGAAGTTCATGGCGGGCGAACCGATGAAGCCGGCGACGAAGCGGTTGTCCGGGTCGCGGTAGAGATCGAGCGGCGCGCCGACCTGTTCGATCCGGCCCAGGCGCAGCACCACGATCTTGTCGGCCATGGTCATGGCTTCGACCTGGTCGTGGGTCACGTAGATCATCGTTGCCCCGAGGTCCTTGTGCAGGCGCGCAATCTCGACCCGCATCTCGACCCGCAGCTCGGCGTCGAGGTTGGACAACGGCTCGTCGAAGAGGAAGACCTCTGGCCCGCGGACGATCGCGCGTCCGATGGCAACCCGTTGCCGCTGGCCGCCCGACAGCGCGGCCGGCTTGCGTGCAAGGAACTGGTCGAGCTTGAGGATGCGGCTGGCCTCGGCCACCTTGGCCTTGATCTCGTCCTTGGGGTGGCCATTCATCTTCAGGCCAAAGCCCATGTTCTCCTCGACCGTCATGTGCGGGTAGAGCGCATAGGTCTGGAACACCATCGCCACGCCGCGCTCGGCCGGGTCCATGTGGGTCACGTCGCGCTTGCCGATGTGGATGCTGCCCTCGGTGGTTTCCTCCAGCCCGGCCACCATCCGCATCAGGGTGGACTTGCCGCAGCCCGACGGACCGACGAACACGCAGAATTCCCCATCATCGATTTTCAGATCGACGCCGTGAATCACCTGGGTGCCGCCGTATCTCTTGATGACGTTGTCGAGCGTCACACCTGTCATGTCTTCTCCCCCCTGTATTCGATATGTCTGTCCGCCTCTGGAAAGCTCCAGTCCGCGGCATCGCTGGCAATGGCCACCGCACATTCCTGAAGTTTCGGTACGTGGCGCTGGAGTTGCTGAAGATCGGTTTGCCGATCCGGCGCATGAACACCCAGTCCGCCGATCAATCTGCCGCCGGGTGTCCGGACCGGGACGCCGATGGCGATGATGCCCCGCACATGCTCGCCATCTTCGATCGCGTAGCCCCGTGCGCGGGTTTTCTCGAGCTCCGTCCGCATCGTTTCGGCATCGGTGATCGTCGCCTCGGTGAGCGAATGAAAGCTCTGCTGCGTGAGCGCGGCGTCAAGCGCGTCCTCCGTCAAGCAGGCGAGCATCGCTTTGCCCACAGCCGTGCAGTAAGCGGGATAGATCCGATCCACGTCCTGCAACACCCCGACACGCCCACCCGGCGTGCCCCGTTCGAGAGAGACGCACTGACCGCCATCCAGCTTGGAGAGATAGACCGCGAGACCGATCTTGCTCGCCAACGCGCTCAAGTGCGGCTGCGCCACCGGGGCGATCTGAAAATTGCGCCACGCCACCTGCGCGAGGCGCACAAGGCGCACGCCCAGCGAGTAGACCCGCAGGTCCGGATCATAGTTCAGCAGGTTCTGTTCGGTCAGGGTCTGGAGAAAGCGGTAGACGGTGGCCTTGGGCAGATCGCTGAGGGCGCGGATCTCGCTCGCACGTGCCGGATGACCAAGGCGCGCCACGATGTCGAGAACGCCAAGCGCCTTGCCGACCGTTCCGGCGCCTTCCCTCTCGCTTGATGGACTATTCTTGTCTGCCAATCTTTTGGCCTTCCTCATGCCCCTCGTGCCGAAACTTGCGTCATTGACAGGTCGCAACATGTGGAATACGTCTCAAATATTGAGATGTCAAACCCAATATGTGGAACATTCTGCAGTCTGACCGGGAGGAAACCGTGACACTAAGAAAAACAACTGCCTGGATGGCGCTTGGCGCATCCACCCTGCTGACCGGAGCCGCCTTCGCCGAATCGCACGGCGGAGCTCTTTCGGGCGAGCTTAGGATCATTTCGGACATGTCGAACCCTGCGCCGCGCGCGGTCATGGAGGGGATGGTCGCCGATTTTCAGGAGATGCATCCCGAACTGGACATCGAACTGACGATCGTCGACCGGGAAGCCTGGAAGACGCAGATCCGGAATTCACTGGGCGCGAACCCGCCGGACGTCGTGAACTGGTACGCCGCGAACCGGATGCTGCCCTACGTCAATGCCGGCTTGTTTGCCGATGTTTCGGACCTGTGGGAAGAGCCGATGTTCGAGGCGCTGGCCTCGACCAAGGGCGCAATGACCCTCGACGGCAAGCAGTGGGGCGTGCCCTACACCTACTACCAGTGGGGCGTCTATTACCGGAAGGACATATACGAGGAGCTGGGGCTGTCCGAGCCCACGACTTGGGAAGAAGAGAAGGCCAATTGTCAGGCCATCCTCGACTCCGGGCGCAAGTGCTACACGATCGGCACCAAGTTCCTGTGGACCGCCGGCGGCTGGTTCGACTACATCAACAGCCGCACCAATGGCTACGACTTCCACATGGCGCTGGCGCGCGGGGAGGTCGAATGGACCGATGAGCGTGTCCGCCAGACCTTCGCCAACTGGCGCGAGTTGATCGACATGGGCGCCTTCGTCGACGACCACCAGAACTACAGCTGGCAGGAAGCGCTGCCCTTCATGGTCAACGGCGAAGCCGCCGCCTACCTGATGGGCAACTTCTCGGTTGCTGCGTTCCGCGACGGCGGACTGACCGACGACCAGTTGGACTTCTACCAGTTCCCCAAGATCAACCCGGACGTGGACTTTGCCGAGGACGCGCCAACGGACACGTTCCACATCGCCTCGGGCGCGCAGAACGTGGACGCCGCCAAAGAATTCCTGCGCTTCGTCGTCTCGGCCGAGAACCAGACCAAGATCAACGCCGGCGACGCGCTGGGTCAGCTTCCGGTGAACGCCGAGGCCGCGGTTGGCGACGACAAGTTCCTTCAGGAAGGTTTCGAGATGCTGTCGAACAACGCATCCGGCGGGATCATGCAGTTCTTCGACCGTGACTTCCCCGCCGAGATGGCCAGCGTCGGCATGGAGGGCCTTCAGGAGTTCATGGTCTTCCCCGACAACCTCGAAGACATCCTCGCGCGGCTCGAAAGCGCCCGCCAGCGGATCTACGAGTGACCTGACCAAGGCGCGGGGGCGGCCTTGACCGCCCCCGCCAACCCTTCTGCAAGCGGCCACGTGGGGCGGCTTTCACGAGGGTTGCATTTGCAGCGAGGGAGGCCCGATGACCTACGCTACCGTTCCGGATACACATCCGCCCAAGCCGCGCGGCTGGTACAAACGAAACGAAATAGCCCTCACACCTCTGCTGTTCCTGGCGCCTGCGATCCTGTTCTTCGCGGTCTACGTCATCATCCCGATCGGCCAGAGCTTCTGGATCAGCCTCCATGAGTGGGACGGTCTGGGCGAAGCCGAATGGGTCGGCACCGCCAACTACGAGCGCCTCCTTGGCATTGGCGAGCAGCCGATGGACCGCAAGTTCGAGACGTCCTTCTGGAACAACATCAAGTGGCTGATCCTCTACCTGTTGGCGATCCCCGCGGGGCTGTTCATCGCACTGTTCCTCAACCAGACGGTGCGGGGCATTCGCATCTACAAGTCGCTGTTCTTCTTCCCGTTCGTGATCAGCCAGGTGGTCGTCGGGCTGGTCTTTTCCTGGTTCTACCTGCCGCGCGAAGGGCTTCTGAACGCGGTGATCGGCCTGTTCGGTTTTGGCCCGGTGAACATCCTCGGCGATCCGTCGCTGGCCACCTACGGCATCATCGCCGCGGGCCTCTGGCCGCAGACGGCGTATTGCATGATCCTTTACCTGACTGGTCTGAACGCCGTGGATCCCGAGCAGGTCGAGGCCGCGCGGCTCGACGGGGCAAAGGGCTGGCGGATGCTCTGGTACGTGATCCTGCCGCAGCTACGCCCCGCGACGTTCATCGCCTTCGTCGTGACCATCATCGGTGCGCTGCGGTCCTTCGACCTCATCTCGGTGATGACGAATGGCGGCCCGTTCGGATCGACCCGCGTCCTCAGCTTCTACATGTTCGAGGAATCGCTGTCCGAGTTCGGCTTCCGCATGGGGTACGGCGCTGCGATCGCGGTTGTCCTCTTCTTCCTCATGCTCGGCTTCATTCTCTACTTTCTCTGGTCGATGTACCGCGACGAAAAAGGAGCACACTGAGATGTTTCCGACGCCAATCGAAAAGCGGTCCCGCTCGGCTCAGGTCACCTACCAGTCGATGCTGCCCTTCGCCCTCATTCTCTGGCTGCTGCCCCTGATCGCGGTCGCCAATTTCTCGATCAAGCCCGAGGCGGATTTCGTCAGCGGCAACTACTGGGGGATGCCTTCGTCCTTCGAGATGTTCTCGAACTACGGTCGGGTCTTCTTCGAATCCAACATGCCGCGCTACCTGCTGAACTCGCTCATGATCACCGTGCCGACGGTGATCGGCGCAGTGGCCCTGTCGGCGATGGCGGGTTTCGCGCTCGGGGTCTACCGATTCAAGGGCAACCTGCTGATCTTCTTCATGTTCATCGCCGGCAACTTCGTGCCGTTCCAGATCCTTATGGTGCCTGTGCGCGACCTGACGATCGATCTCAATCTCTATGACACCAAGACCGGGCTGATCCTGTTTCACATCGCCTTCCAGACCGGGTTCTGCACGCTGTTCATGCGCAATTTCATTCGTGCGCTGCCGTATCCGCTGATCGAAGCGGCCCGTGTCGAGGGCGTGGCCGAGTGGCGCATCTTCTGGTTTGTCGTGCTTCCGCTGATGAAGCCCGCGCTGGCGGCCCTCTCGGTGCTGATTTTCACCTTCATCTGGAACGACTACTTCTGGGCGGTCGTGCTGACCCAGGGGCCAGGCGCGCAGCCCGTCACGGCGGGGATCACGGAGTTCAACAGCCAGTTCCGCGCGGCCTATCACCTGATGAGCGCGGGCTCCATCGTGGCCGCGCTCCCGCCGGTGGCGATGTTCTTCCTGATGCAGAAGCACTTCATTGCCGGCCTGACGCTGGGCGCCGTCAAATGATCCGATGCTGGCGTCTCGATGACGGTCGACAGTCGCTTGTCCTCGGCTCCCGGAACGACCACCTTGCCGAGGTGGTCTACTGGGGGCCGCGGCTGCCCGACGACGAAAACCTGAAGACGGTCTACCGGGCGAACCAGATCGACGTTACCGGCGGGATGCTCGACGCCAACCCCGAGTTGTCGCTCTGCCCCGAGGCGACGCGCACCTTCCCCGGCCAGCCTGGCCTCATCCTGCGCGACGGATCGGGTGCTCCGCTGTTGCCGAAATTCTGTTTCGCATCGGATGAGACTGGCGAAAACAGCATCGCGCTGACGTTTCGCGACGCCACGAACGGCCTGACCTACACCGCATCCTACGCTATCAATCCGCGTACCCACCTGATCGAGGCGCTGGCCGTTCTGGACTGTGAAAGCCCCATGCATCTGCACTGGCTTTCGGCGCCGGTCTTTCCCGCGCCCCAACTGGCGGACGAGTTGATCGACTTCTCTGGGCGCTGGTGCGGCGAGTTCCAGATGAACCGCACACCCTGGTCGCCCGGGATGCGCTACCGCGAGAACCGGACAGGGCGCACCGGCCACGAGCATTTTCCCGGTCTGCTGCTGCCCTGCCGCGGGGCGACCAACACGGCAGGCGAGGTCTATGCCTTCCACTACGGATGGTCCGGCGGCCACCGGATGGTGGCCGAGGAATTGCCCGACGGCCGGCGCCAGATCCAGTTCGGCCATGCCGCGCGGGTCGAGAACAACGCCAAGCGCCGTTTTGAAACAGGCACGCTCTATGCGGTTTATTCCGACGACGGGATAAACGGCTGCGCCGTGGCCTTCCAGCGTCACCTGCGCGACGAGATCGTGGATTTTCCCCGCCCCGAACGGCC encodes:
- a CDS encoding carbohydrate ABC transporter permease; the encoded protein is MTYATVPDTHPPKPRGWYKRNEIALTPLLFLAPAILFFAVYVIIPIGQSFWISLHEWDGLGEAEWVGTANYERLLGIGEQPMDRKFETSFWNNIKWLILYLLAIPAGLFIALFLNQTVRGIRIYKSLFFFPFVISQVVVGLVFSWFYLPREGLLNAVIGLFGFGPVNILGDPSLATYGIIAAGLWPQTAYCMILYLTGLNAVDPEQVEAARLDGAKGWRMLWYVILPQLRPATFIAFVVTIIGALRSFDLISVMTNGGPFGSTRVLSFYMFEESLSEFGFRMGYGAAIAVVLFFLMLGFILYFLWSMYRDEKGAH
- a CDS encoding IclR family transcriptional regulator, whose amino-acid sequence is MADKNSPSSEREGAGTVGKALGVLDIVARLGHPARASEIRALSDLPKATVYRFLQTLTEQNLLNYDPDLRVYSLGVRLVRLAQVAWRNFQIAPVAQPHLSALASKIGLAVYLSKLDGGQCVSLERGTPGGRVGVLQDVDRIYPAYCTAVGKAMLACLTEDALDAALTQQSFHSLTEATITDAETMRTELEKTRARGYAIEDGEHVRGIIAIGVPVRTPGGRLIGGLGVHAPDRQTDLQQLQRHVPKLQECAVAIASDAADWSFPEADRHIEYRGEKT
- a CDS encoding ABC transporter ATP-binding protein, translating into MTGVTLDNVIKRYGGTQVIHGVDLKIDDGEFCVFVGPSGCGKSTLMRMVAGLEETTEGSIHIGKRDVTHMDPAERGVAMVFQTYALYPHMTVEENMGFGLKMNGHPKDEIKAKVAEASRILKLDQFLARKPAALSGGQRQRVAIGRAIVRGPEVFLFDEPLSNLDAELRVEMRVEIARLHKDLGATMIYVTHDQVEAMTMADKIVVLRLGRIEQVGAPLDLYRDPDNRFVAGFIGSPAMNFLDAVVTSDGKVEVAALKASYDLPVTLPAAGTKVTLGIRPEHIEVADGDTMQIELTEALGGVSYDYMHADTGERLIVEERGDHRSEPGSRVSLRFDPARALLFDAQTEARIR
- a CDS encoding ABC transporter substrate-binding protein → MALGASTLLTGAAFAESHGGALSGELRIISDMSNPAPRAVMEGMVADFQEMHPELDIELTIVDREAWKTQIRNSLGANPPDVVNWYAANRMLPYVNAGLFADVSDLWEEPMFEALASTKGAMTLDGKQWGVPYTYYQWGVYYRKDIYEELGLSEPTTWEEEKANCQAILDSGRKCYTIGTKFLWTAGGWFDYINSRTNGYDFHMALARGEVEWTDERVRQTFANWRELIDMGAFVDDHQNYSWQEALPFMVNGEAAAYLMGNFSVAAFRDGGLTDDQLDFYQFPKINPDVDFAEDAPTDTFHIASGAQNVDAAKEFLRFVVSAENQTKINAGDALGQLPVNAEAAVGDDKFLQEGFEMLSNNASGGIMQFFDRDFPAEMASVGMEGLQEFMVFPDNLEDILARLESARQRIYE
- a CDS encoding beta-galactosidase, with the protein product MKRTLGTCYYPEHWPREIWEDDARRMAEAGLTWVRIGEFAWSRLEPEPGRYAFDWLDEAIAVLGAAGLRVVLGTPTATPPRWMIDRHPDMLAVDAQGRPRKFGSRRHYCFSHEGYKAECAKIVTRLAERYGRNPHVAAWQTDNEYGCHDTTISYSDAARTAFRRWLRARYPGHGNNGDIDALNEAWGNVFWSMVYGDFDQVDLPNLTVTEPNPSHVLDFRRFSSDQVVAFNRLQVEIIRAHSDAPIAHNYMGRVTDFDHYAVGADLDIASWDSYPLGFLEDRVPATVAQQRAYARQGDPDFQAFHHDLYRTVGRGRWWVMEQQPGPVNWAPYNPAPLPGMVRLWTWEAFAHGAEAVCYFRWRQAPMAQEQMHAGLLRPDSAEAQGLVEARQVAAELAEAPEVSPARAPVALIFDYDAEWAWAIQPHGAGLSYFELVFDTYRALRKAGHSVDILPPDPDLLEGYRLICAPGLMHMPDALKAALADSGAVVLLGPRSAARDASMRIPVPLPPALPGLDATVTHVESLRPDTPVTLKRSGTIRSYREVLETDAEVLETTAEGEAVVVAQDRLVYVAGWLDSDAMRWLIKLVSDRAGLQSLDLPENVRCRDTGTERFWFNYGTAPCEVYGKTLPPVSVKLEARE
- a CDS encoding M24 family metallopeptidase codes for the protein MALQGGSAPAAALPSSALAFARTEYHERLAAVRASMEAQGLEALVISDPSNMAWLTGYDGWSFYVHQAVVVGLKADPLWWGRGMDAAGARRTVWMSHDHIFGYEDWLVQNPEAHPMTVLAELMTDWGHGQAAVGVELDNYYYSAAAHRALTEGLPEAEISDATGLVNWCRAVKSPAEIAYMRRAGEIVTEMHRVIAEVAEPGMQKNALVAEILKAGALGTRGAWGDYPAIVPMTPSGMDATAPHLTWDGAPIPRGVPTFFEIAGCHRRYHCPQSRTLFFGEPPKKYRQAEEALMAATAAVMGAARPGALCEDLARAFSSTLERYGFRKESRTGYSVGLSYPPDWGERTMSLRAGDTTELQPGMVFHFMPGLWLDDGGIELTETMLITEVSAEYLANTPPGLVVKP
- a CDS encoding carbohydrate ABC transporter permease; translated protein: MFPTPIEKRSRSAQVTYQSMLPFALILWLLPLIAVANFSIKPEADFVSGNYWGMPSSFEMFSNYGRVFFESNMPRYLLNSLMITVPTVIGAVALSAMAGFALGVYRFKGNLLIFFMFIAGNFVPFQILMVPVRDLTIDLNLYDTKTGLILFHIAFQTGFCTLFMRNFIRALPYPLIEAARVEGVAEWRIFWFVVLPLMKPALAALSVLIFTFIWNDYFWAVVLTQGPGAQPVTAGITEFNSQFRAAYHLMSAGSIVAALPPVAMFFLMQKHFIAGLTLGAVK